A region from the Dysidea avara chromosome 15, odDysAvar1.4, whole genome shotgun sequence genome encodes:
- the LOC136245305 gene encoding platelet glycoprotein Ib alpha chain-like, producing the protein MPNNVCNYSCDGYLDEMTEHLLDNISQVLNEDSSSDTNSDSDAETAASSDEYVNDDDDDDTDGEETWITTAADITLYSVTTPGPITATPDDVTTLGPTTATPDVVTSPGPTTATPDVVTTPDSITATPDDVTTLGPTTTTPDVATTPGPTTATPDVVTTPGPITATPDDVTTLGPTTATPDVVTTPGPTTATGTTAKAQQLDTMKDKELVLSGDGRCDSPGKSAKFCA; encoded by the exons ATGCCGAACAACGTTTGTAATTATTCTTGTGATGGGTACCTTGATGAAATGACTGAGCACCT GCTTGATAACATTTCACAAGTGCTAAATGAAGATAGTTCCAGTGATACTAACAG TGACTCAGATGCTGAGACTGCTGCTAGTAGTGATGAATATgtgaatgatgatgatgatgacgatacTGATGGAGAAGAAACGTGGATT ACTACCGCTGCTGACATTACACTTTATTCTGTTACTACCCCTGGTCCCATCACTGCTACCCCTGATGATGTTACTACCCTTGGTCCCACCACTGCTACCCCTGATGTCGTCACTAGCCCTGGTCCCACCACTGCTACCCCTGATGTTGTCACTACTCCTGATTCCATCACTGCTACCCCTGATGATGTTACTACCCTTGGTCCCACCACTACTACCCCTGATGTCGCCACTACCCCTGGTCCCACCACTGCTACCCCTGATGTTGTCACTACCCCTGGTCCCATCACTGCTACCCCTGATGATGTTACTACCCTTGGTCCCACCACTGCTACCCCTGATGTCGTCACTACCCCTGGTCCCACCACTGCCACTG GAACCACTGCAAAG GCTCAACAATTGGATACAATGAAAGACAAAGAGTTGGTTTTGTCTGGAGATGGGCGGTGTGATTCACCAGGCAAAAGTGCAAAATTTTGTGCATAA